AGCTCATGATTGACCTGGCCAATGACGGCAAGGGCGTGATCATGGTATCCTCGGAGATGCCCGAACTGCTGGGCGTCTGCGACCGCATTCTGGTGATGTCCGGCGGGCAGCTTGCCGGCGAAGTGGACGCCAGAAACACCAGCCAGGAAGAGATCCTTACCCTGGCCGCCAAGTACGTGTAAAGGGAGGAAGCCGCAATGAGTAATGCGACTAAAACATTGCAGAAACCGGCCTGGGACGCAAAGCGGGTGGGCAACTTGCTGCTCAACAACGCCTTGTTTATCCTGATGGGCATCGCCATTGTGTACATCGCCATCAAAAACCCCCGGTTCATCCAGCCGGCGTCGATCATCAACATTTTGTCCCAGACGGCGGCCTATCTGCCCGCGGCGCTGGGCATCGGCGGGTGCATTGTGCTCACCGGCACCGACCTTTCGGCGGGGCGCATTGTGGGCCTGACGGCCTGCATCTCGGCTTCGCTGTTGCAGAACGCGGCCAATGTGGCCAACAAAATGTGGCCCCAGATCGGCACCTTGCCCATCTGGGTGGTCATTCCCGCCGCCATGGTGATCGGCGCGGCATTCGGCGCGTTCAACGGCTTTTTTGTGGCCAAGTTCAAGCTGCACCCCTTCATTGTGACCCTTGGCACCCAGCTGATCGTGTACACGCTGCTGCTGCTCTATGTGCAGATGGGCAACAACAACGGCATGGCGATCTCCAACCTGGACAAGAGCTACACCGATTTTGTAAAGGGCGAACTGTTCAACGTGGGCGGCACCGCGGTGCCCCGGTACGTGCTGTTCGCCGTGATCCTGGCCGTGCTGATGTGGTTTATCTGGAACAAGACCACCTTCGGCAAGAACATGTTCGCCCTGGGCGCCAACGAGGAGGCGGCGCGGGTTTCGGGCGTGAACGTGTTCCTGACCACCATCCTGGTGTTCGCCCTGGCGGGCGCCATGTACGGCTTTACCGGGTTTATTGAGGGCGCGCGCATCGGTTCGAACACCGCAAACACCGGGTTCAACTATGAGCTGGACGCCATTGCGGCCTGCGTGATCGGCGGCGTGAGCTTTGTGGGCGGCATCGGCAAGATCCGCGGCGTGATCGTGGGCGTGTTGATGCTGCGGCTGATCTTTATCGGCCTGAGCATGATGTCCATCGACCCGAACCTGCAGTACCTGATCAAGGGCGGGATCATCCTGTTCGCCTGCGCGCTGGATATGCGCAAGTATCTGGTCAAAAAATAAGGCCCCGCACACAGCGGCAAAGGGCGCGCCTCCCCCGGGATGCGCGCCCTTTGTATCGCTGGAATTTTATGGTATACTGAGAATGAGGCAAAGGAGGGGACCGTATGGATCTCTACCGTGTGCTTTTGGTGGACGACGAGGAGGATATCCGGGTGGGGATCAGCCGGAAGATGGACTGGGAGGGGCTTGGCTTTGCCCTGGTGGGCGAGGCGGAAAACGGCCAGGAGGCGCTGGAGCTGGCCGAGCAGCTCAAGCCGGACGTGGTTCTGACCGACATTAAAATGCCCTTTATGGACGGGCTGGAGCTGTGCCGCATCCTGACCCAGCGGCTGCCCGCCGCAAAGTTCGTGGTGTTCTCGGGGTTCGACGAGTTTGAATATGCAAAGCAGGCCATTCGGATGAACGTGTCGGAATACATACTAAAGCCCATCAATGCCCCCGAGCTGAGCGAGGTGCTGCGCAAACTGAAAAGCCAACTGGACGCCGAGCGCGCCCAGGGGCGGAATATGGAGATGCTGCGCCGCCGCTATGAGGAGAACCTGCCCGTGTTGCGGGAACTGTTCTACACCCAGCTGCTGGAGGGCCGCATCCCGCCCGGCCAGGCGGCCGAGCGGGCGGCCCGCTATGAGATCGATCTTTCGGGCGCGGCCTGGGTGGCCGCCCTGGCACACCTGCACGGCGCGGGCGCGGGCAGGGAGCTGCGCGCACTCTCGGTGCAGCAGCTCTTTGAGGAGAACCTGCGGCCCGGGCTGTGCTGCGCCAAAGTGTTTTTATACAACGAGTCAGTGGCGATCCTGGCCAGCTTTGAGCGGGCCCCCGCCCCCATTTATGAACTGATCGAGGAAATTGACCGGATCTGCAAATTGGCGGGCAGCTACCTGGGCCTGACCCTTACCGTGGGGGTGGGCGCGCCCTGCCTTGAGCCGGAGGAGGTGGCCCGGTCGGCCGCCGGCGCGCGCAGCGCCTTGGATTACCGGGTGCTGGTGGGCACAGGGCGCGCGATCTACATCGGCGACCTGGAGCCGGGGGGCGCAGCCAGGCTCGCTTTTGAGGAGAGCGACGAGCGGGAGCTGACCGGCGCGATCAAGCTGGGAAGCGAGGGGGACATCCGCGCCGTGGTGGGCCGCCTGGCGGACAAGGTGCGCCGGGCAGGCCTTGCCCTGCCCCATTGCCACCTGTTCTTTTTGGAGCTGCTCACCTGCCTGCTGAAGCTGGCCCGGAGCGCGGAGCTGGATCTGGAAGCGGTGTTCGGCGAGGGGTTCACCGGCGCGGTGCAGTTCACCGCCTTCAGCTCGGTGGACGAGATGGGCGACTGGTGCCTGGAGCGCTGCCTGCGCATTCAGGAGCTCATTGGGCGCCAGCGCACCGATTCCGCCTGGCGCACGGTGGAAAAGGCCAAGGAGTTCATTGCCGCCCACTATGCCGAGTGCGAGCTCTCGGTGGAGATGCTGTGCGAATACCTGCACCTGAGCCCGGCCTATTTTTCCACCCTGTTCAAGCGGGAGACCGGCATGAGCTTTACCGCCTATGTGACGGTGGTGCGCATGGAGCGCGCGGCCGAGCTTTTGCGCACCACCGAGGATAAGACCTACCTGATCGCGGAAAAGACCGGGTATCTGGACCCGAACTATTTCAGCTATGTATTCAAAAAGCACTTCGGCATCTCGCCCACCAAGTTCCGGGCGGGGTGAGAGCGGCCAAAAGGAGGCGGCGATGGGCAGGTTTTTTGGTTCTGTGGTGGGGCGCTGGCGCGAGTTTTACCGCCGCTCCAGCATTCAGATGATCCTTTCGCTCTCGTTCACAGCCGTGGCCGTGACGGGCATGGTGTTTTTGGGGCTGACGCTGTTTTTGCGCTTTTCGGCCTCGAACAACGCCCAGGCGGCAAAGACCAGCCAACGGGTGCTGGCCCAGGTAAACCTGAACCTGGACGCGTACCTGCGCAGCATGATGCGGGTGTCGGACGCGATGTATTACCGGGTCATCAAAAACACGGACCTGGCCGCCGACAGCCTGGACGACCGGATGAGCCTGCTGTACGAGAGCAACCGGGACATGCTGGTGTCCATCGCGGTTTTTTCGCAAGGGGGAGAGCTTGTGTCGGCCGCGCCACTGGCGCCGCTGAAAAAGGACGCCGCCCCCCAGCGGCAGGACTGGTTCATCGCCGCGGCGGGAAAGATCGAGAACCTGCACTTTTCCACCCCGCATGTGCAGAACCTGTTCGAGGACCCGGATTACCGCTACCGCTGGGTGGTGTCGCTGAGCCGCCAGGTGGAGCTGACGAGGGCCGGCGCCATTGAGGGGGGCGTTTTGCTGGTGGACATGAGCTTCGGCGGCATTGAGCAGATCTGCAAGGACGCGGAGCTGTCGGCCTCCGGGGGGTACCTGTACCTGATCGACGGGGACGGCGAGATCATCTATCACCCGCGCCAACAGCTCATTTACGCCGGCCTTTTGCAGGAGAACAATCTGGCCGCGGCGGCCTACGAGGACGGCAGCTACGAGGAAACCTTCGGCGGCGGGCGCCGGCAGGTAACGGTAAAAACCGTGGGCTACACCGGCTGGAAGCTGGTGGGCGTGGTGCCGGCGGACAACATCTGGGACAACTACGGCCAGCTGCTGCTGTTCTTTTTGTTCGTGGTGCTGTTCTCGGTGTTTTTGCTGATCTTTGTGAACCTGCATCTCTCGGAGCGCATCTCGGTGCCCATCAAGGCGCTGGACCGGTCGGTAAAAAAGCTGGAGGCCGGGTGCGAGCTGGAGGAGTTCGAGGTGGGCGGCCCCTATGAGATCGAGCATCTGGGGCACTCGATCCGGTCGATGGTGTCGACCCTGCGCCATTTGATGGACGACATCATTGAGCAGGAGACGCAGAAGCGGCGCAGTGAGCTGGATGTGCTGCAGGCCCAGATCAACCCCCACTTCCTTTACAACACGCTGGACTCGGTGGTGTGGATGACCGAGAACGGCCGCACGGATGAGGCCATTCTTATGGTGACCTCGCTGGCGCGGTTTTTCCGCATCTCGCTGAGCCGGGGCAGCAACATCATTCCCATCGCGGACGAGCTGGAACATGCGCGGCACTACCTGACCATTCAAAAAATGCGGTATAAAAACAAATTTTCCGCCTCTATAGAGGCGGAGGATGGTGTAGAGGCCCTCTACACCATTAAACTGATCGTTCAGCCCATTTTGGAAAATGCGATCTATCACGGCATGGCCTACGCCGACGGGGACGGGAAGATCACGGTGCATGCCTTCCGCGAAGGGGGCGATGTGGTGATTGATGTGACCGACAACGGTCCGGGCATGCCCGCCGGGACCGTGGCGCGCCTGCTGGACCCGGCCTATACCGCCGCGCCCGGCCCCAAGGGCTCGGGCATTGGGCTGCGCAATGTGCACCAGCGCATCCGCCTGACCTTCGGCGGGGGGTACGGGCTTTCGATCCACAGCGAGCCGGATGCGGGCACCAGGGTGCGGGTGCGCCTGCCCGCCCTGGACGGGGCGGCCGCGGCCCCCTACCGAAAGGAGGTGGCCCCATGAAGCGCAGAACGATCCTGCAGCTTGGCGTTTTGGTGCTGCTGGGTATGGGGGTGCTTTTTTCCCTGATGACCTTTGACCAGGCCGGCCGGCGGGACCCGGAGCTGTTGGAGGTGTCGGTCATCATCCGCGAGGCCGACAATACGGGCTGGTCCGCCGCGAGGCAGGGGATGGAGCAGGCTGCGGCGGATCTGGGGGCGGAGCTGCGCTTTTTGACCCTGAGCGAGCCGGACAGCGTGGAGGAACAGCGCAGCCTGCTGGCCCGGGAGGTGGAGGGCGGCGCCGACGCGGTGGTGCTTGTGCCCGCAGACGCGCAGGCCCTGGGGCCCGACGTTGCAAGGGCGGCGGCGGGCGCCGCGGTGGTAACGATGGAGTCGGACCTGGCGGCCAGCGGCGCGAAGGCGTGCATCACGGTGGACAACGCCGCGCTGGGCACGGCCCTTGCAAAACAGATTCTGCGGGATATCCCGCAGGGCAGCGGGGTGCTGCTAGTGGATCTTACCCCGGGAAATACCGGTGTGGGGCTGCGGCTGGACGAAGCGGCCCGGGTGCTGGAGGAGGGCGGCTGCCCGGTGTACCGCCGCACGCCTGCCCCGGGGCAAACGCTGGCCGAGCTGCTGAACGAGGCCCTGCCCGCCCAGAACCCGGGCGCGGTGGCGGCCTTTGAGCCCACCGCGCTGGAATTGACGGCGCGCGCGCTTCAAAACGTGGAAAACGCGCCCCCGCTTTACGGCATGGGCGCCACCAGCACCATCGCCTCGTATTTGGAGCGGGGCGGCATTTCCCTGATTGCGGCGCAGAACGAGTTCGCCGCCGGCTACCTGGCGCTGCAGGCCGCGGTAGGGGCGGCGCGGGGCGAAGCGCTTACGAACATTGCGCCCATGGAATTTTCGCTGATCCGGCGGCAGGAGATGTACGAGGCTGAAAACGAAAAGCTGCTTTTCCCGGTCACCCGCTGAGGGCGGCCGCGGCGCAGAAAAGGAGGAACCATGAGATACCGTGTGTGGCGGCGCGCCGCCGGGCTGCTTGCGCCCTTGCTTCTTTTGGCCCTGGGAGGCTGCGCCGGCGCGGGCCGGGCGGATCCGGTGACCGTGCGCATCGGCGTTGCCCTGTACCAGCAGGACGACACCTTTATCTCCACCGTGGCGCAGCACCTGGAGCAGATGGCCAAGGAGGAGGAACAGGCCCGGGGCATCAAGCTGAACCTGAACATGGCGGACGGCCGCGGCAGCCAGGCCGCCCAGAACGAGCAGGTGGACCGATTTCTTGCCCAGGGGTACGACGTGATCTGTGTGAACATCGTGGACCGCACTGCGGCGGCCGTGATCATTGACAAAGCGCAGGCAGCGGGGGTGCCGGTGATCTTTTTCAACCGGGAACCTGTGGAGGAGGACCTGATGCGCTGGGAGGGTGCCTATTATGTGGGCCTGGATGGAGCGCAGTCGGGCCTTTTGCAGGGCGGGATCGTGCTGGACGCCTGGCGGCAGGACCCTGAAGCATTGGACCGCAGCGGCGACGGCGTGCTGCAATACGTGATGCTGGAGGGGGAGCCGGGCCACCAGGACGCGCTGCTGCGCACGGAAAACAGCCTGAAAGTGCTGGCCCAGGCCGGCGTGCCCACCGAAAAGCTGGCCAGCGACACCGCAAACTGGCAGCGGGGCCAGGCCACCACAAAAATGACCCAGTGGCTGGAGCAATTCGACGGCGGGATCGAGGCGGTATTCTGCAACAACGACGACATGGCCCTGGGCGCCATTGACGCGTGTTTTGCCGCGGGGCTTTCGGAAGAGGAGCTGCCCTTCATTGTGGGAGTGGACGCCACCCCGCCCGCGCTGGAGGCGGTGGAGGCCGGCACCCTGAAGGGCACCGTTCAGAACGACGCTGCGGGCCAGGCGCGGGCGATGCTGGAGCTTGCCTGCGCCCTGGCCGGGGGCACCACGCCCGGCGACGCGGTGGAGCTAACGGACGGCAAGTATGTGTGGCTGCCCTATACCACGGTTACAAAGGAGAATTTGGAAGCGTTTCTGCCGCCGGCCTCCTGACCAAACGGCGACGGAGGCAAGCGGCGCCGAACTGTTTGGAAGCGTTGTGGAACGGGGGTCCACAGCAGAGCCGAGGCGCTTTCTGCTGGAACGATCAATTTTTTGGATGATGTAAATGAACTTGTCAACAAGGGGATACTCTGGTATACTGATACTAATTGATACTATATTATATCAGAGGTGAGGCTTGGTGGAGGCTGGATTGTTTGCTCAAATGCTGTCGGATAAAAGTATGCTCGACTTGAAAAAATTGGGATATAAATATCCACAGGCCAACATGAAAGAATTTGTGTCGCTGCTAAAAATGGGCTTTTATAGGGCGCTGCCCCTAAAAGATTTTGAGGGAAAGCAATTGGTCTATCTGGAGGGAACCGCTCAGGTCCGGCTGTCGGCAGCCAAGCTGCTTTTAAGCCCCCAGAATGGCGGCAC
This window of the Oscillospiraceae bacterium genome carries:
- a CDS encoding histidine kinase, with protein sequence MGRFFGSVVGRWREFYRRSSIQMILSLSFTAVAVTGMVFLGLTLFLRFSASNNAQAAKTSQRVLAQVNLNLDAYLRSMMRVSDAMYYRVIKNTDLAADSLDDRMSLLYESNRDMLVSIAVFSQGGELVSAAPLAPLKKDAAPQRQDWFIAAAGKIENLHFSTPHVQNLFEDPDYRYRWVVSLSRQVELTRAGAIEGGVLLVDMSFGGIEQICKDAELSASGGYLYLIDGDGEIIYHPRQQLIYAGLLQENNLAAAAYEDGSYEETFGGGRRQVTVKTVGYTGWKLVGVVPADNIWDNYGQLLLFFLFVVLFSVFLLIFVNLHLSERISVPIKALDRSVKKLEAGCELEEFEVGGPYEIEHLGHSIRSMVSTLRHLMDDIIEQETQKRRSELDVLQAQINPHFLYNTLDSVVWMTENGRTDEAILMVTSLARFFRISLSRGSNIIPIADELEHARHYLTIQKMRYKNKFSASIEAEDGVEALYTIKLIVQPILENAIYHGMAYADGDGKITVHAFREGGDVVIDVTDNGPGMPAGTVARLLDPAYTAAPGPKGSGIGLRNVHQRIRLTFGGGYGLSIHSEPDAGTRVRVRLPALDGAAAAPYRKEVAP
- the mglB_2 gene encoding galactose ABC transporter substrate-binding protein, which codes for MRYRVWRRAAGLLAPLLLLALGGCAGAGRADPVTVRIGVALYQQDDTFISTVAQHLEQMAKEEEQARGIKLNLNMADGRGSQAAQNEQVDRFLAQGYDVICVNIVDRTAAAVIIDKAQAAGVPVIFFNREPVEEDLMRWEGAYYVGLDGAQSGLLQGGIVLDAWRQDPEALDRSGDGVLQYVMLEGEPGHQDALLRTENSLKVLAQAGVPTEKLASDTANWQRGQATTKMTQWLEQFDGGIEAVFCNNDDMALGAIDACFAAGLSEEELPFIVGVDATPPALEAVEAGTLKGTVQNDAAGQARAMLELACALAGGTTPGDAVELTDGKYVWLPYTTVTKENLEAFLPPAS
- the mglC gene encoding galactoside ABC transporter permease MglC codes for the protein MSNATKTLQKPAWDAKRVGNLLLNNALFILMGIAIVYIAIKNPRFIQPASIINILSQTAAYLPAALGIGGCIVLTGTDLSAGRIVGLTACISASLLQNAANVANKMWPQIGTLPIWVVIPAAMVIGAAFGAFNGFFVAKFKLHPFIVTLGTQLIVYTLLLLYVQMGNNNGMAISNLDKSYTDFVKGELFNVGGTAVPRYVLFAVILAVLMWFIWNKTTFGKNMFALGANEEAARVSGVNVFLTTILVFALAGAMYGFTGFIEGARIGSNTANTGFNYELDAIAACVIGGVSFVGGIGKIRGVIVGVLMLRLIFIGLSMMSIDPNLQYLIKGGIILFACALDMRKYLVKK